The Anabaena sp. PCC 7108 region TACAGATGATCATGGAGAAATTGGGGATGCGATCGCTCGCGTTGAACCTTCTGCTATATTTGGTACACAGATGGAACGCCACGTTGGTAAACGTTTGGATATTCCTTGCGGTGTGATTGCAGCACCAATTCACGTTCAGAATTTCCCCATTGGTTACAAACCATTTATGGGTTATGAAGGTACAAATCAAATCACAGATTTAATCTACAATTCCTTCACTTTGGGCATGGAAGATCACCTTTTAGAAATCTTTGGTGGACACGATACAAAGGAAGTAATTACCAAAGGAATTTCTGCGGAATCTGGTTTGAATTGGACAAAAGATGGACAAGCAGAATTGAATAAGATTCCTGGTTTTGTGCGCGGAAAAGTGAAGCGAAATACCGAAAAGTTTGCCCGTGAACGTGGGTTTAAGGATATCTCGGCTGAGGTATTGTATGCGGCTAAGGAATCTGTAGGGGCGTAGGTTTCGAGGTTAGTTAATAAGAGTGAGTGGTGAGGGGTAATATTTACTCTTTACTACTTGCTTTTATTTTATTGATGTTGTTGATTTTGGTGCAAAAGTCGAGTTTCTTATAAAAAATAATTTAGTGTATAATACTATCTATTATATTCTTAAGTATCTAAATCTACATCTATGAAACTCTCCTTGGTTAAACCTTATAAATCTATAACTTTTCTTACAGAGACTGAATTACCTGATTTTGTCGTACTGACTGGAGTTAATGGTTCTGGAAAAACTCAACTATTAAAAGCAATTGAAAAAGGTAACATTCTGGTTGATGATATTACAGTTAATAAGCAAGAAAAAACAGTCAGATGTTTGAATTGGATTGATCTTATATCTCTTATCTCTAATGATGGTGGTGGTTCTGTAGGTCTTTTTCAAATGAGTCAGGAAAAAAGTAATTTGTGGATTGAGCTTTCTAGACATATTAAAAATGGTCACTCTCAAATTAACAATATATTACAAAAATTTAATAAACCTGATCTCTTAAATATAGAAATTCATAATCTTGTGAATATGAATGAAAATGATTTAACAAATAAAGGACTTAATCCAGAAGAGGTGACACAAATTCTTACAGCAATTCAAAAAGCAAATCAAAATACCAAGAAAGACTTCACAAAAAATGATCCTAACTATCGTTTAAAAATAGTTGAGCTATTAGAAGATAAAGCGGAAATGTATCTCATAGCCTTTGAACAAGAAGATTTTTATAAAAATTTTCCTGAGATAAGTCGAAAAAAGTCTATTGATATATTCCAACAATCTTTTGCTAGACTTTTTATGGATTATCACAGGAATTGGTTGTTTAATGAACTTAAGCAACTTAGAAATTCTAAGGAAAGCAAAGATATTGAATATTTATCTGATGAAGAGTTTAAAGAAAAACATGGAAAACCTCCTTGGTATCTCTTAAATGATATTTTCAAAGAAGCTAATTTAGACTTCTTAATTAATAAACCAAATAAATACGAAGATATTCCTTACGAACCTATTCTTACAGACCAACTAAGGGGAAATGTTGTCACATTTGGTGATCTTTCATCTGGAGAAAAGATTTTAATGTCATTTGCACTATGTTTATACTATACGAAAGATAGTCGTCAGCTTGTAAATTATCCAAAAGTTCTGCTTTTTGATGAAATTGATGCCCCACTACATCCTTCAATGACTAAATCTCTTTTAAATACAATACAAGATGTACTTGTAAGTCAACATAAAATAAAAGTAATACTGACAACGCACTCACCATCAACAGTGGCTTTAGCTCCAGAAGATTCAATATATATCATGAATAAAACTGGAGAAAATCGTTTACAAAAAACGACAAAAGATGACGCACTTGCTATTCTAACTTCTGGTGTTCCTACCTTAAGTATAGATTACGAAAATCGCCGTCAGGTATTTGTTGAAAGCCAATATGATGTTGAATTTTATGAAAAGATTTATAAGAAATTAAAGAACTATTTAACACCAGGAATTTCACTCAACTTTATTTCATCTGGAGTAGGAGGTAAGGGAAACTGTGATCAAGTTGAAGAAGTTGTAACTCAGCTATATGATAAAGGTGGTAATAGAACTGTTTATGGAATTATTGATTGGGATTTAAAAAATATTGAGAGCGAACGTGTGAAAGTTCTCGGTCAAGGAAATCGTTACAGTATTGAAAATTATATTCTTGATCCAGTTCTCTTAGCAGCTTTCTTATTGAAAGATAAGTTAATCGAACGCTCAGATATAGGTTTAAATGAAGATGAGACATATATTCACATTGCTAATTTCGATAATATTCGGCTTCAAAAAGTAGCTAATTTTATAGTAGATAAAATTAGAGAAAATTTGCCACCTCAAAATGAAGAGACAATTCAGCAATGTGAATATATTAGTGGACAATCAATTAATTTGCCAGAATGGTTTCTTCAGATTCAAGGACATGAATTAGAAAATAAGCTAAAAACTATTTTCCCAGGACTCAAGCGATTTCACCAAGAACCTAAACTTAAAGAAGAAATCTTAAAGACAGTTGCTGATGATATGCCAAAACTGCTTTCTAAAGATTTTATACCGTTATTCCATAAAATTCAGAATGTTAACTTTTAAACAAAATAATCATTGAGTCCGTTTTAACGAACTTCGACTATTAGACTGGGAATTAATTCCCAGACGGGTTATAAAGCTAACTGATAATATTAAAAAATATCAGCTACAGCATGAGGAAAAATCCCACCATGTCCAACTAAACAAACTTAAATGATGCTCGTAATAACGTAAGTTGCTAGTTAAAGAAATTGTCTGAATCAGGATGTCCAGGATTTAAGGATGAACAGGATTAAGACTGAGATTTTATCACAAATTACCTATTACCAGCCTCAACTAGATAACTAGCAACTTGAGTTATTATTGAAGGTAGTCGATTTTTTGTAGGTTGGGTTAAGCAACAGCGCAACCCGACTCATTTGTTAGGTTATGGCTAACGCCACGCTACGCGAACGTCCCTCAACCCAACCTACAAATCAAGACTTTTTTCGATTTGGACAAGGTATTGAATTATGAAGTTGTTTATTTCAGTGAAATATTACGTAAAGTTGTAAATCATCCTAATAATATATTTTTATATCCCTTTTAATAAATTTTTAGTAAAAATTATTACAATTAACTTGACAGCTATTACACCTTGACAAATTCAGTTCTTACAGGTTAGGAGTACACTTCTACTATTTCCTAAATAGAAGATTTACTGATAAATAAAAATTTATAGCAGATAAATATCACAATACAAACTTATTATTTCCACCATTCAACCGCCCAAATCACCAATTTGAGTATTCACCGAAGTATCTCTCAAAACAATGTAATAAAAGTATCATAAAAATATCGCAAATTCTTCTATAGAAAATTAGCAGATGCGTGTTAAGGTTTTAATTTCGTTGTCTTCCCCTAGCGCTTCTGCCCATGCATCTGCATTATTTACACCCCCAACACCTTGAAGAATTAGTCAAGGGCAATGGTATTTCTTTACACATAGCTCAATTAAATTTTAAATCGCTTCAAGGCGTGAATGCCTATGAATATCTGCTGATTTCCGACCAACTCCCCCGCACCAATACTGGCATGATAAAAAACGGCTGGTTACAGCGTTACAGCCACATTACAGAAGGTGGTTGGTGGTGTTCTGGACGAGATCCTCTTAACAATTGGCAAATGATGGAATGGGGATGCTTTAAACCCAGTCAACCCCGACAAAATCAAAATGGCAAATCTATTAAATATGAACATCCCCCCAGCACACCAACACGGGTGTTTTGTTTGCGGGTGACATTGCAAATTTGGCAGCAAGTTTCCCAACGTTATCAGATTGCAATGCCTGACAATATTAGCATTACTGAAGATGGCGAAGCAGTCGGTTTTTGGCAATGGATAATGGCATCTAACATTGCGATCATTATTTGCGAAGGTGTGAAAAAAGCAGCCGCATTATTAACACAAGGATATGCTGCTATTGCTATTCCGGGAATTACCAGTGGTTATCGAGTTATTAAAGATGAATTTGGCAAAGTTACCCGTCGTCAATTAATACCTGATTTAGCTATATTCGCTAAAAATAAACGTAATTTTTATATTTGTTTTGATTTTGAAATTCAAGCTAAAAAAATTGCTGCTGTTAATAATGCTATTTCCCAACTTGGTTGTTTATTTCAACAAGAAAACTGTCCTGTAAAAGTTGTTGAACTACCAGGAAAAGAAAAAGGCGTTGATGAGTTTATAGTCGCTAAAGGTGCAATCAGTTTCGATAAAGTTTATCGCCAAAGTGTTGATTTAGAAATTTACCTTGCCCAAACAAAACCCCACACAGATTTAACAATTCCGGCGGCACTAACTGTGAAAGTTCCCTATTTAGGTGAACTACCTTTTCCTACCTCTGGTTTAGTGGGAGTTAAATCAGCTAAAGGCACAGGTAAAACCACAGGATTACAAGCTGTTGTGACTAAAGCTAAAAATCGTAATCAACCAGTTTTATTAATTACTCACAGAATCCTTTTAGGGCGTTTTTTGTGTGAAAAAATTGGGATTAATTGGGGAATAAATAAAACAGAATGGTTTGCGGAAGATGAGCCGGAACTACCAATTACTCAATCTTTCGGTTTATGTATTGATTCTATTTGGAAACTGAAGCCAGAAGATTGGCAGGGTGCAATAATTATTTTAGATGAAGTTGAACAATCTTTATGGCATTTACTCAATAGTAATACTTGTAAACAAAAGCGGGTAAGAATTCTTAAATTATTCCAAGACCTGATTTCTACAGTTTTAAAAACTGGGGGTTTAGTAATTGCCCAAGATGCAGATTTATCAGATGTTTCACTAGAATATTTACAAGGATTATCAGGAATAAAATTAACTCCTTGGGTGGTTGTCAATGAATGGAAACCTCAGCAAGGTTGGGATGTGACTTTTTATGATTCTCCTAACCCAACACCTTTAATTCATCAACTAGAATTAGATTTAATTGCTGGACGTAAATGTTATGTGACTACGGATAGTCGAACTGGACGTTACAGTTGTGAAACTATTGAAGGTTACTTAAGGCAAAGATTACAGAAATTGAGAAAAGAATTTCCTAACACATTGGTAGTTAGTAGCCATACTACTAATACACCTGGTCATGCAGCGGTTGATTTTATAGGTGCTATTAATCAAAAGATAACTGATTATGAAACTGTTTTTGTTACTCCTAGTTTGGGGACAGGAATTAGTATTGATGTTCAACATTTTGACCGAGTTTATGGCATTTTTCAAGGGGTAATTCCTGACTCAGAAGCACGACAAGCTTTAGCTAGAGTTCGGGATGATGTACCGCGAGTTGTTTGGTGTGCTAAACGCGGTATTGGCTTAATTGGTAGCGGGAGTACAAATTATCGGTTGTTATCTTATTGGTATCAGGAAAATCAAAAAGAAAACTTGGCTTTGCTGAGTCATTTACATAAAATTGATGTTGATTTACCTTTGGTTTATGACCCAATTCATTTAAGAACTTGGGCTAAATTATCTGCTAGGGTAAATGCTTCTATTCGTCTTTATCGTCAATCGATGCAAGATGGTTTAATTACAGATGGGCATCACATCCAGATGCGGAGTAATGCAGTTCAAAATAATATTCTTCGAGATTTGCGTTTGGCATTTTATGCAACGGATTCTAGTGATATAGAAACCCGAAAAAGGTTAATTGTAGAAATTGTGAAAGTGCAGAAAGATTGGGCGCAAAGTCGCCAAAAGGCTAAAGACATTAAACGCAAAATCCAAGATATTAAAATTCATAATCAATTATTCGCTGCAACTGCTGTTGCTAATGCGAAAGATATTGATTATGTGGAATATGAACAACTATTAAGTAAGCATTCTTTGAGTGAAATCGAAC contains the following coding sequences:
- a CDS encoding AAA family ATPase, whose protein sequence is MKLSLVKPYKSITFLTETELPDFVVLTGVNGSGKTQLLKAIEKGNILVDDITVNKQEKTVRCLNWIDLISLISNDGGGSVGLFQMSQEKSNLWIELSRHIKNGHSQINNILQKFNKPDLLNIEIHNLVNMNENDLTNKGLNPEEVTQILTAIQKANQNTKKDFTKNDPNYRLKIVELLEDKAEMYLIAFEQEDFYKNFPEISRKKSIDIFQQSFARLFMDYHRNWLFNELKQLRNSKESKDIEYLSDEEFKEKHGKPPWYLLNDIFKEANLDFLINKPNKYEDIPYEPILTDQLRGNVVTFGDLSSGEKILMSFALCLYYTKDSRQLVNYPKVLLFDEIDAPLHPSMTKSLLNTIQDVLVSQHKIKVILTTHSPSTVALAPEDSIYIMNKTGENRLQKTTKDDALAILTSGVPTLSIDYENRRQVFVESQYDVEFYEKIYKKLKNYLTPGISLNFISSGVGGKGNCDQVEEVVTQLYDKGGNRTVYGIIDWDLKNIESERVKVLGQGNRYSIENYILDPVLLAAFLLKDKLIERSDIGLNEDETYIHIANFDNIRLQKVANFIVDKIRENLPPQNEETIQQCEYISGQSINLPEWFLQIQGHELENKLKTIFPGLKRFHQEPKLKEEILKTVADDMPKLLSKDFIPLFHKIQNVNF
- a CDS encoding plasmid replication protein, CyRepA1 family; this encodes MHLHYLHPQHLEELVKGNGISLHIAQLNFKSLQGVNAYEYLLISDQLPRTNTGMIKNGWLQRYSHITEGGWWCSGRDPLNNWQMMEWGCFKPSQPRQNQNGKSIKYEHPPSTPTRVFCLRVTLQIWQQVSQRYQIAMPDNISITEDGEAVGFWQWIMASNIAIIICEGVKKAAALLTQGYAAIAIPGITSGYRVIKDEFGKVTRRQLIPDLAIFAKNKRNFYICFDFEIQAKKIAAVNNAISQLGCLFQQENCPVKVVELPGKEKGVDEFIVAKGAISFDKVYRQSVDLEIYLAQTKPHTDLTIPAALTVKVPYLGELPFPTSGLVGVKSAKGTGKTTGLQAVVTKAKNRNQPVLLITHRILLGRFLCEKIGINWGINKTEWFAEDEPELPITQSFGLCIDSIWKLKPEDWQGAIIILDEVEQSLWHLLNSNTCKQKRVRILKLFQDLISTVLKTGGLVIAQDADLSDVSLEYLQGLSGIKLTPWVVVNEWKPQQGWDVTFYDSPNPTPLIHQLELDLIAGRKCYVTTDSRTGRYSCETIEGYLRQRLQKLRKEFPNTLVVSSHTTNTPGHAAVDFIGAINQKITDYETVFVTPSLGTGISIDVQHFDRVYGIFQGVIPDSEARQALARVRDDVPRVVWCAKRGIGLIGSGSTNYRLLSYWYQENQKENLALLSHLHKIDVDLPLVYDPIHLRTWAKLSARVNASIRLYRQSMQDGLITDGHHIQMRSNAVQNNILRDLRLAFYATDSSDIETRKRLIVEIVKVQKDWAQSRQKAKDIKRKIQDIKIHNQLFAATAVANAKDIDYVEYEQLLSKHSLSEIERQEINKYILRQRYGVEVTPLLKLQDDKGYYGQLLIHYYLTHESEYFHVRDEQEWYQQLSWGEGKVFLPDLRTYTLKVEAMIALGMLQFLEPERVFSESDADLIWLKNVAVQNSKHIKRALGIDLVRGNEVVSGIKIISRILNLLGLRLKQVNDVYQIDLESLTDGREKIFAVWQQRDELMLNHLQGVDCVLELKGGRLEVAAT